Proteins encoded by one window of Candidatus Tiamatella incendiivivens:
- a CDS encoding cytochrome ubiquinol oxidase subunit I: MESVFWLAFVFGFHIVLVNMGITLGILAPYLRWRSLKEDDKGLERVARELTRMLAATYALAGVFATAFTVFLLSFYPGFIGLAGNIAMSPFAIAILSIVLNFFTIAAFYYGWDRWAPSTHLSIGFFMALTFLLIPLGFRAVFAFLNTPQGLYFEDGVPRLDLMKALANPTLPPLYLKSIIGALTAGTFALASAYAYRYVKSSDEEMKRVSLLFVKKTVPYVLLGLIIMAFLGLWYAFSLQNVAYKFNNIFANLGWKVGDGIVHYDMSWLFIFKVILVAIQFVIIIGAYNAIRKGSLDAGISKWMLFGGGIALFTVLIGEYLNAFSQYPYFIADLTDPRVLAIVPKNLVPVLAQVLSLENVNQLATLRGVMMLTTGFMTFLIGSAIYYLYIILKPEVKSS; encoded by the coding sequence ATGGAGTCTGTATTCTGGCTGGCCTTTGTCTTCGGGTTCCACATCGTCCTTGTCAACATGGGCATAACACTTGGAATACTTGCACCGTATCTTAGGTGGAGGTCGCTTAAGGAGGATGATAAGGGGTTAGAGCGTGTTGCAAGAGAATTAACTAGGATGCTTGCGGCAACTTATGCTCTAGCCGGAGTATTTGCTACTGCTTTCACCGTGTTCCTACTGAGTTTTTATCCTGGTTTCATAGGACTGGCCGGTAATATAGCAATGTCACCATTTGCCATAGCAATATTGTCTATAGTTCTCAATTTCTTCACTATAGCAGCATTCTACTATGGCTGGGATAGGTGGGCTCCTAGTACTCATTTGAGTATAGGGTTCTTTATGGCATTGACGTTTTTACTGATACCTCTCGGTTTTAGAGCTGTTTTCGCCTTCCTTAACACTCCACAAGGATTATACTTCGAAGACGGTGTACCTAGGCTCGATTTAATGAAGGCTCTCGCTAATCCCACGTTACCACCATTATATCTGAAGAGTATTATAGGAGCTCTTACTGCTGGGACATTTGCGTTGGCATCAGCATATGCTTATAGATACGTAAAATCAAGCGATGAAGAAATGAAGAGAGTTTCTCTATTATTCGTTAAGAAAACAGTACCATATGTATTACTTGGCCTAATAATAATGGCGTTCCTAGGGCTATGGTACGCGTTTTCACTTCAAAATGTTGCATACAAGTTTAACAACATTTTCGCTAATCTAGGATGGAAGGTAGGAGATGGAATAGTACACTATGACATGAGCTGGCTATTTATATTCAAGGTGATCCTTGTAGCAATTCAGTTCGTGATCATCATCGGAGCATATAACGCTATTAGAAAAGGATCATTGGATGCTGGAATCAGTAAGTGGATGTTATTTGGCGGAGGGATTGCACTGTTTACTGTTTTAATAGGCGAGTATCTAAATGCATTTAGCCAATACCCATATTTCATTGCGGATCTAACGGATCCCAGGGTCTTAGCGATAGTTCCTAAGAACTTGGTTCCTGTATTAGCTCAAGTGTTATCTCTAGAAAACGTTAACCAACTGGCAACACTGCGGGGAGTGATGATGTTAACGACAGGGTTTATGACCTTCCTTATTGGATCAGCAATCTATTATCTCTACATTATATTGAAGCCTGAAGTAAAATCATCCTAG